tagtgTTGATAAGGATAAGAGAGATGAGAGTAAGGGGGagaagagatagagaaagagggACTTATGGGgttgataataaataaaataaaaaaattaaattgtataaaaattaGGGATACAATTTGTTAGTATTCCTAAAATGTTTGTATAATGGAACAAGAAGGAAAGGGCTAGTTGAGTACTCATGAAGACATTTGTCCATATCTGCCTATTAGTTAAGTAGTCCAAAATAAGGGTCAAGATATGTTAGCTCACTCAATCCTCTAGCCtttagtgttttttattttattttattgtttgagAAAGCTCTAGCCTTTAGTTGAGTGCACAAAGAGTTCATAATTTTGAACTCACTCTTAGGCGATGTGGGACtatccatgtttttttttttttgagaaggaacaCAAACAgacaacacacacacagagagaatGGAGACAAATGCATAATATCACACAACTTACCCACTACAAAAGTTGGTAACTCTCGTAGTGTGTATGAAGACTTTATACCTGTTTTTGAACTCACTCTTAGGCGATATGGGACTATCCACGTTGTTTCTTTTGAGAAGGAACACAAACagacaacacacacacacatgaatGGGGACAAAGGCATAATATCACACAACTTACCCACTACAAAAGTCGGTAACTCTTGTACTGTTAATCTATTATTCTAACAAAGTTTTGATTTGTCTCACACTACCTTTATACACTTTTCGTACACATCATATGTCATCATAGTGTGAAATTGTATCCATTTGTGCACATCATATATCATCATAGTGTGAAATTGTATCCATTGTGCCTATAAGCATGTAGTCAAGGCCGCATGCTGCAACATGAGGAACTATAATTTTCTACTATCTCCCCttctaaccatttttttttaaaccccaaaaaaataaaaatagtattttaaaaattttcttaaggtAAATTCATTCTTGGCTACCAAATGTGCCTCCAATTCGTCGTGCTTGTCAACGGCCCATTATACTAGAATGAGATctatttcaaaaagaaacagCTATTGTCGTGTCTTACCTAAGCCAATTTTAAACTGGATAAAAATAAATCTTTACAACAATAGCatcaataaacaaacaaaactttaattccaaaattttaggGTTGGTTATGAATTCTTATCAAATTAGTTAGGATTAGacacatatattctttttatacCGCATTCTTTTCCGATAGCAGGGCCGGTTGAATGGGTGAGCAAAAGATGcagtcgcctaaggccccaagtaaaaaaaaggcccccaaattttaactaatagggttatttataatcaataaataaaataatatttttttcccatatgagaaacaaataaaaaagagagaaaaatgcaacgtttacaatatttttcataacacttttacaactaataCTAAATAGTAGGTTGTTACAACTTGTTAttaatggcaaaaaaataattatagtgatattttcaaatagaaaacaaaaaacaacttaaaacctaggatttgttgtaaaaaaatgttgtgaatgttgcacttctaaaaaaaataagaataataataagaggtaagttagcaaacttttactagttttcatctaagtctatcACTAACCCCactcttttacttaccactacAATCTGCCACATcaataagtatgaaaaattttgtcaagttttttctgtctataaaatttctaaaaaaaagaaaaaaattctatgtagttcatgttaattagtagtaattttgcatctaaaacaaaataatcaattttcgccttaggcccccaaatatATCAAGCCACCCCTGTTCGATAGGTTAGATGGAAATAAatctttgtttttaaaaaaagaaactaagaaACCCAACTTCACTCTAAATTGAGTAATTTAAgataaaatttaggtacagtactttaTGCGTTGTTCCTTAAGTTCTCAtcttaaaattcagtcatgtgactgtttaattaaaaaatacacctccatcccatgagaaaaaatctacaTAACATAATTTTAAGAAGGGAACTTAACGAACAGCACTTAATTACTGTACTCAGTATTACAGGAGTAATTTAACACGTTAACCAATGCAATAAAGAAGTCACCGTAATTAGTTATCATCAAACCTAGCAAAGATTCCCAAAACTGGTTATATTAACTTTCATATTTTATATGTCTTGTCTTTTTTGGAACCCAACTTTATTAGCATGGGATTCTGTAAGATATGATAGTAAGAACAATTATGCAGACACAGCGCAACCAAACAAAAGGGCCAAGAGGCAATACCAACTTGTTTATTTGAGATATCCCATAATAACTATTATTAAAACTAGCTcatcttttcttgttttttgttttgttgatatGCAGCACATCTTTTCTTGCTAAAGTTTTATACATTTATGGGAAATGTTAACGAGTGTACTAGGACACtgattaataatccatttagaaaaagtttttatgaaaaataaaaaaaaagtaattaatattttgacagtttttttcatttcccattaaagtgatatcaaaactttcttagaatggattattaatgagttttttttttttttttttttttttttcacaatatcttTTCATGTCCATTTCTGGAAACAAAGATatactcacaaaaaaaaatttatttaaaagttctagaaaaaaattagagttttaattaaattccaaaatttGACCCCAATAATAAATCAGATGCTTGATGGAACATGCACTGATTTTCAGTCCAATGCTATTAACAAATGAAGAGGTGAagctaaattttatcaaattgtGGGTATGTCCCCAGTACTACAGTAACTTCGTCAATTGGTTTGGTTGAATAAAATTggcattgaattttttttgaataaaaaaaaaaatttaggtccACTTGTCGTTTTGTCAttgaattttcacaaaatacATGCCTAGTTGGACCCTACCTCATGGAAAATGCTGCCCCATCTTTATCAATAAATATAGGATTCTCGCTCGGTCCACTAGTATAAATCATGCCCTTAATCCCAACCTCACTTAAAAGAGTTAAGAAATCTCTTTCTCTGCCTCTGCTCAATGGCAACAAGTTCATTAATCTCCGCAGTCACAAGAAGGTTAGCAATATATGATTTAATCATGGTTTTATTTTACATGCgttcatgttttttattttttataaacttcTATTAGATCGTTACGATTATTCACATTTTTGATCAATTAACACTTCTAAggctgattctcaaaaaaaaaaaaaaaaaaaaaaaaaaaaaaaaaacttctaataATAGGAAAAGATAGGTTAGAATGGCTTTGTTATTTGATGCCAAGCTCAACCCAATTTAGGAAGTGTTTATGGTAATGCACTCTGTTTgccaaaaatggaaaaaatctATTGCTACTTAGACACTTCTAATTTTGCTTTCATGATCAACACAATTTAGGAACTAAGGACTCTTATGATAATAAAGTCTTTTTgccaaaaacaagaaaaagtcTATTGCTGCCTAGACACTTCTGATTTTCCTTTCAATCGATTGGAGACAGACATATAGATACTACTTAATTTCAGATAAGTGCTGGTTTTGATTCTAAATTTGAAAACCTTATCGATTAAATAAACCAGCCCTCTACATTAAAAccttaataaattaatattaccAATAATCTCATTAGCTAGATTTGGATTGAGAGTTGCCAGAATTTGGAGATAAGTCCACTCTAAGATGGTTGGAggcctttctctctctctctctctctctctctcttcttcttcttcttcttcttcttcttggttcAGTGAGCTAGGTTTCAGTTTTATAACATTGTTCCTGTGACTCATCACATTTATACTATTACTTATTGATAATTCAAATTATTCAATAGTTGGGGAATGGGGATGGAAAAGTTTGACatcttcatttaaaatataaaaaatgctaaTTGAGTTTCAAGACTCTTGTTGTCATATATTTACATCACTTGAGGTTATAATCAAACACATTGCAGAGAATTTGAGCAATTTTTCCTTCATCAATAGAGATGTTAAATTTCAAAGTGTAAGTCAATGgataaataatttcataatttattgaaaCGGTAAGTTGTGATTCGTGGACAACCACTTTTATATACATCCATCACCTTGTCAATAACAAGATATACATACTAAATTTCAAATACACCTGAGTTCGGTGGACAGATGTCATTGCTTCATGGcaatatataaattaacaaaatgttTTGCACAAGTCCTTGATATCTAGTTTCTttgcaacaaaatattttctttgcctattttttatataaagattAAACAGAGTCCTTTAAAAAGGACTCTAGAAGATGTCCTTTCGTTTAAATTAGAGTATTACTTGACTAAGTTGGTTCCAAATTGTGTAGGTTGGAGGGAAAGGTGGCTCTAATAACTGGAGGAGCTAGCGGCATTGGTGAATTCACGGCCAAAGTCTTTGTCCATCATGGAGCCAAGGTGGTTATAGCTGACATCCAAGATGAATTGGGTGATTCAGTCATTGAGGCCCTTGGCTCATCAAATGCACTCTATGTACACTGCGATGTAACTGATGAAgcccaaataaaaaatgctgTGGACAAAGCTGTGGCAACTTATGGAAAGCTAGACATAATGTTCAACAATGCTGGCATAGCTGATGAGAACAAGGTTCGCATCATTGACAATGAAAAAGCAGACTTCGAGCGTGTGCTTAGCGTAAATGTGACTGGCGTTTTCCTTGGCATTAAACATGCATCGCAGGCCATGATTCCAGCACGTAGTGGTAGCATTATTTCAACCTCTAGCATAAGCTCATATGTTGGAGGTGCAGCTTCATATTCGTACACATGCTCAAAACACGCTGTCGTAGGCCTTACCAAAAATGCCGCGGTTGAGTTAGGGCAATTTGGCATTAGGGTCAATTGCTTGTCACCTTATGCACTTGCAACACCTTTAGCAACGAAATTTGTTGGTGTTGATGATGAAACCCTTGAGAATGTGATGAATTCCCTTGCCAACCTAAAGGGTGTGACTCTTAAGGCAGAAGATGTTGCAAATGCTGCTCTCTTTTTGGCTAGTGATGAATCAAGATACGTGAGTGGACACAATCTCCTAATTGATGGGGGCTTCAGCATTGTCAATCCATCGTTCAACATGTTTCAGTACCCAGATTCTCAATCATATCAGTAAGAAACTTTGTTTCTGGGTTCAAAAATGGTGTGCCAAGCATAATGATAATAGTCTTTTTTCTCCCAGATTAATGAGTGAAATAATGCCAAACAATGTTCTCTTAGTGCAAGTTTATCATGTGATAGTGACAATTTTGTGGTAGTCCAATTAAATCTCTCATGATCATCTTTATACAATTTGTAAGTCATGTCTTTGAATCTTGATAAATTTGGCGTACGTACTGTGAAACAAATGTGTATGATGTTAGATAATGCGCACTAAAATTattggccaaaatggcccactagcattaatttttgaaatatttagcaacagagcactgtttcggaaataattagggaaataccactttttctggtactcgagcttggggagctcgagtaccatgtttttttaatccaccatcgtcccatattcaaggagccctatagtggcgtttttaagtcctatagtggcgtttttaagtcctatagcggcgttttcctgcaaaattttttttgtaagtcccataacaggttcaagggtccctatagtggtgtttttaatccctatagtgacgtttttgggccctatagcggcgttttcctgaaaattttttttagtccccataacaggttcaagggccctatagtggcgtttttaagccttatagtgacgttttcgggccctatagcggcgttttttttttgagaagatgtttgaccaatgaaaagatgaTACTCGAGCTCACtatgctcgagtaccagaaaaagtggtatttccctaattatttccgaaatagtgctctgttgctaaatatttcaaaaattaatgctaatgggccattttggccaaaatTATTGCTTCTTAAGTTCTGAAGACAAAAGGGAGTCCACTAATTTGTGGACATGGTGTGTGAGAATTAAATTCATCAGTCCCACTATCTGAACACCAAAAAGGCCCACGTCTTTAAGTTCATTTTTCCTCGTTTGATTTGCTCCCTCCTCTCATAAAATATACTCCTTTCCATTttgttatttatgtatttatttatttttatataagatagaatttctactctaacctaatctaagtatatatgtgtgtgagtctccctcctagagacttacATCTCGGCCTTTACCCCTTACACCTTACAAtcatttatatttgtggagtgaccatcgcaccaagggtgcgcgGTGGTCTTTCCATTTTGTTATAACATTTGTTAGTTTCATTCAGTAATTATTTAGTCCAATTATGATCAGGTTTGAACAACATCGGAAAGTAAATGAGACAATATGGTGATGCAGGAAAAAACCAATGaaaactatctaaaaaaaaaacctgcgaGGACTTGACCTACCGACTCTATATGCAAAATACATTCACTaaatgaattgaaatttttacgATATAGAATAACTCTATTCCAAATTGCTACATCTTAGTAGTATTTAGAATCTTACCATACACTTGCATGTATGGATGGAAATTTCAcaagttaatttaattattccataaaaatgttaattaaaatttatttgcatGATACAATCCCATGGTTATAGTGTTTAATCTCTTGCTTAAAGGTTTTTGTCCCCTATTTTTGTCTGGCCGAGTATCCAGACCCCTTTGTATACTTTATTTTTACCTTATATTGAAATTTCTATCtttaatctcaaaaaaaaaaaaaaaaaaaaattttaattatgtttgaCATGTAAGAACAAAATAATCTAtgcaaataatattatctttttaattaattttaaaataaatatatcttATCAGATAACGCATTCAtttaaatcatatatcatatatatatatatatatatatataaaataaaagttgggcttagatgCCGTAATTGTGCCACGTGGCTTCatcaaattgcagaaattttattaaaattttagatttttaaagaactaaaaaggaaTATTATAC
The sequence above is drawn from the Quercus robur chromosome 7, dhQueRobu3.1, whole genome shotgun sequence genome and encodes:
- the LOC126692205 gene encoding secoisolariciresinol dehydrogenase-like isoform X1, which translates into the protein MATSSLISAVTRRLEGKVALITGGASGIGEFTAKVFVHHGAKVVIADIQDELGDSVIEALGSSNALYVHCDVTDEAQIKNAVDKAVATYGKLDIMFNNAGIADENKVRIIDNEKADFERVLSVNVTGVFLGIKHASQAMIPARSGSIISTSSISSYVGGAASYSYTCSKHAVVGLTKNAAVELGQFGIRVNCLSPYALATPLATKFVGVDDETLENVMNSLANLKGVTLKAEDVANAALFLASDESRYVSGHNLLIDGGFSIVNPSFNMFQYPDSQSYQ
- the LOC126692205 gene encoding secoisolariciresinol dehydrogenase-like isoform X2, whose protein sequence is MATSSLISAVTRRLEGKVALITGGASGIGEFTAKVFVHHGAKVVIADIQDELGDSVIEALGSSNALYVHCDVTDEAQIKNAVDKAVATYGKLDIMFNNAGIADENKVRIIDNEKADFERVLSVNVTGVFLGIKHASQAMIPARSGSIISTSSISSYVGGAASYSYTCSKHAVVGLTKNAAVELGQFGIRVNCLSPYALATPLATKFVGVDDETLENVMNSLANLKGVTLKAEDVANAALFLASDESRYVSGHNLLIDGGFSIVNPSFNMFQYPDSQSYQ